AGTGTCAGCTTCACTGTTTTGCGGCTTTTGTTTCTTTGGAACGGAAGCACAGAACAGAGATAACGTGGTCGGATGTAATGTCTGATCATGTGATATGTGCTTGGGTTTGACGTCAAGGATATGGATTTCGGTCCATTTCAACTTGAGAGTTTGATCCTGGCTCAGAACGAACGCTGGCGGCAGGCTTAACACATGCAAGTCGAACGAGATCTTCGGATCTAGTGGCGGACGGGTGAGTAACGCGTGGGAACGTGCCCTTCTCTACGGAATAGTCCTGGGAAACTGGGTTTAATACCGTATACGCCCTTTTGGGGAAAGATTTATCGGAGAAGGATCGGCCCGCGTTGGATTAGGTAGTTGGTGGGGTAATGGCCTACCAAGCCGACGATCCATAGCTGGTTTGAGAGGATGATCAGCCACACTGGGACTGAGACACGGCCCAGACTCCTACGGGAGGCAGCAGTGGGGAATCTTAGACAATGGGGGAAACCCTGATCTAGCCATGCCGCGTGAGCGATGAAGGCCTTAGGGTTGTAAAGCTCTTTCGCTGGGGAAGATAATGACGGTACCCAGTAAAGAAGCCCCGGCTAACTCCGTGCCAGCAGCCGCGGTAATACGGAGGGGCTAGCGTTGTTCGGAATTACTGGGCGTAAAGCGCGCGTAGGCGGATTGGAAAGTTGGGGTGAAATCCCGGGCTCAACCCCGGAACTGCCTCCAAAACTATCAGTCTGGAGTTCGAGAGAGGTGAGTGGAATTCCGAGTGTAGAGGTGAAATTCGTAGATATTCGGAGGAACACCAGTGGCGAAGGCGGCTCACTGGCTCGATACTGACGCTGAGGTGCGAAAGTGTGGGGAGCAACAGGATTAGATACCCTGGTAGTCCACACCGTAAACGATGAATGCCAGACGTCGGGCAGTATACTGTTCGGTGTCACACCTAACGGATTAAGCATTCCGCCTGGGGAGTACGGTCGCAAGATTAAAACTCAAAGGAATTGACGGGGGCCCGCACAAGCGGTGGAGCATGTGGTTTAATTCGAAGCAACGCGCAGAACCTTACCAACCCTTGACATGGGTATCGCGGGACCAGAGATGGTCCTTTCAGTTCGGCTGGATACCACACAGGTGCTGCATGGCTGTCGTCAGCTCGTGTCGTGAGATGTTCGGTTAAGTCCGGCAACGAGCGCAACCCACGTCCCTAGTTGCCAGCAGGTTAAGCTGGGCACTCTATGGAAACTGCCGATGATAAGTCGGAGGAAGGTGTGGATGACGTCAAGTCCTCATGGCCCTTACGGGTTGGGCTACACACGTGCTACAATGGTAGTGACAGTGGGATAATCCCAAAAGCTATCTCAGTTCGGATTGGGGTCTGCAACTCGACCCCATGAAGTCGGAATCGCTAGTAATCGTGGAACAGCATGCCACGGTGAATACGTTCCCGGGCCTTGTACACACCGCCCGTCACACCATGGGAGTTGGGTCTACCCGAAGATGGTGCGCTAACCTGTTCGCAGGAGGCAGCCAGCCACGGTAGGCTCAGCGACTGGGGTGAAGTCGTAACAAGGTAGCCGTAGGGGAACCTGCGGCTGGATCACCTCCTTTCTAAGGATGATCCTTGCAGATGGGCTTGCCCATCTCGTGGATCACTTAGCAGCAGCAAACAAAGCTGCATATAAGACCGGACCGTCCTCATATCTCTTCAAGACAAAAGGTAGCACGCGGCAGGCTGGATAGGTTTGGCGCTGCATCCTGATCGGGGCCTTAGCTCAGCTGGGAGAGCGCCTGATTTGCATTCAGGAGGTCAGGAGTTCGATCCTCCTAGGCTCCACCATCAGATCCGGTGGATCTGCCGTAAGCAGGATCGTCCTGAGCAGACAGCCGCCCTGATCACATGTATTGGCATTGGGGTCGGTAGCTCAGGTGGTTAGAGCGCACGCCTGATAAGCGTGAGGTCGGAGGTTCAAGTCCTCCTCGACCCACCAGTGCCAAGGCAGCCAGGGCTGCGCAACAGAAAATCCCGACATGATCATCAAGCCAGCTTATGCGCTGGTTTGATCGTCCTGTTGGACGCAAGAGGGTCCGGCCCTTCATTTTGACATCGTTCAGAGAGAAACATATCAGTGTCATGCTGACATCCCCGCGTGTGGGGGCGTCAGTGGTCGCAAGACCACAGAGCATGAGACTATCAAGTCAAGTACACTAACCAATAGTTCTGGATCCGCACGGGTCCAGAGCGGGAAAAGTATACAAGCTTTTGGTTCAGATTGTGTGCAGGGGACACAAAAGGCCCTGCACGTCAGACGATGTCTTGCCGCTTGCGGTGGGGCGCAGTTTGGCTCTTTCTGGATCAAATCAAGCGCGATAAGGGCGTTTGGTGGATGCCTTGGCAGTAAGAGGCGATGAAGGACGTGATACTCTGCGATAAGCTTGGGGAGTTGAGAATAAGCTTTGATCCCAAGATTTCCGAATGGGGCAACCCACTTGAAGATTTTTGGTTATTGCTTCGCAATGCACACTCCGTGACTGAGCTAGTTTGATTGTCTCTGACAATCGGGCCCTTGGTCCGTGGTCACCTTTGGTGACCGGGGAATGCAAAGCGAAGTGGCTATCCGAAAGTCTAACCAAGTACTTTTAGGCTGAATACATAGGCTTAAAAGAGCAAACCCGGGGAACTGAAACATCTAAGTACCCGGAGGAAAGGAAATCAATAGAGACTCCGTTAGTAGTGGCGAGCGAACGCGGACCAGCCGAGCCGAGATTGTGACTGGAATGGCCTGGAAAGGCCAGCCATAGCGGGTGACAGCCCCGTACAGGAAGCATGATCGGACGTATCAAGTAGGGCGGAACACGTGAAATTCTGTCTGAAGATCGGGGACCACCCCGAAGGCTAAGTACTCCTTACTGACCGATAGTGAACCAGTACCGTGAGGGAAAGGTGAAAAGCACCCCGACGAGGGGAGTGAAACAGACCTGAAACCGGACGCCTACAAGCAGTCGGAGGGACCTCGAGTCCTGACGGCGTACCTTTTGTATAATGGGTCAACGACTTGGTCTATCTAGCAAGCTTAAGCCGATAGGTGTAGGCGCAGCGAAAGCGAGTCTTAAATGGGCGCATGAGTTAGATGGATCAGACCCGAAACCGAGTGATCTAGGCATGGTCAGGCTGAAGGTTAGGTAACACTAACTGGAGGGCCGAACCCACATCCGTTGAAAAGGATCGGGATGAACTGTGCCTAGGGGTGAAAGGCCAATCAAACTCGGAGATAGCTGGTTCTCCGCGAAATCTATTTAGGTAGAGCGTCGCACGAATACCCCGGGGGGTAGAGCACTGGATGGGTAATGGGGCCACAGGCTTACTGATCCTAACCAAACTCCGAATACCCGGGAGTAATATGCGGCAGACACACGGCGGGTGCTAACGTCCGTCGTGAAGAGGGAAACAACCCTGACCTACAGCTAAGGCCCCTAATTCATGGCTAAGTGGGAAAGCAGGTGGGACGACCAAAACAACCAGGAGGTTGGCTTAGAAGCAGCCATCCTTTAAAGATAGCGTAACAGCTCACTGGTCTAAACAAGTTGTCCTGCGGCGAAGATGTAACGGGGCTCAAGCCATGAGCCGAAGCTTAGGATGCGAGCAATCGCATGGTAGCGGAGCGTTCTGTTCAGTACTTCTTGCGTCTTTTGCACCCATTGCGGGTGCACCGGACGCAGAGCAAGTCTGCTGTGAAGCCGGCCCGTGAGGGACCGGTGGAGCGTTCAGAAGTGAGAATGTTGACATGAGTAGCGACAAACAGGGTGAGAGACCCTGTCGCCGAAAGTCCAAGGGTTCCTGCTTAAAGCTAATCTGAGCAGGGTAAGCCGGCCCCTAAGGCGAGGCCGAAAGGCGTAGTCGATGGGAACCAGGTTAATATTCCTGGGCCAGTGGGAAGTGACGGATCTCAAAGATTGTTCGCCCTTATCGGATTGGGCGGGCCGTTCAGAGGTTCCCGGAAATAGCCCCACACCAGACCGTACCCGAAACCGACACAGGTGGACTGGTAGAGAATACCAAGGCGCTTGAGAGAACCATGTTTAAGGAACTCGGCAAAATACCTCCGTAAGTTCGCGAGAAGGAGGCCCGTTCAGGAGGCAACTCTTGGGCGGGGGCACAAACCAGGGGGTGGCGACTGTTTATTAAAAACACAGGGCTCTGCGAAGTCGCAAGACGACGTATAGGGTCTGACGCCTGCCCGGTGCCGGAAGGTTAAAGGGAGGAGTGCAAGCTCCGAACTGAAGCCCCGGTAAACGGCGGCCGTAACTATAACGGTCCTAAGGTAGCGAAATTCCTTGTCGGGTAAGTTCCGACCTGCACGAATGGCGTAACGACTTCCCGCTGTCTCAAACATGGACTCAGCGAAATTGAATTGCCTGTCAAGATGCAGGCTTCCCGCGGTTAGACGGAAAGACCCCGTGCACCTTTACTACAGCTTCACACTGGCATCAGGATTGCGATGTGCAGGATAGGTGGTAGGCTTTGATATGGGAACGCCAGTTCCCATGGAGCCATCCTTGAGATACCACCCTTCGCACTCTTGATGTCTAACCGCGGTCCGTTATCCGGATCCGGGACCCTGTGTGGCGGGTAGTTTGACTGGGGCGGTCGCCTCCCAAACAGTAACGGAGGCGTGCGAAGGTTGGCTCAGAGCGGTCGGAAATCGCTCGTCGAGTGCAATGGCAGAAGCCAGCCTGACTGCAAGACTGACAAGTCGAGCAGAGACGAAAGTCGGCCATAGTGATCCGGTGGTCCCGAGTGGAAGGGCCATCGCTCAACGGATAAAGGTACGCCGGGGATAACAGGCTGATGATGCCCAAGAGTCCATATCGACGGCATCGTTTGGCACCTCGATGTCGGCTCATCTCATCCTGGGGCTGGAGTAGGTCCCAAGGGTATGGCTGTTCGCCATTTAAAGAGGTACGTGAGCTGGGTTTAGAACGTCGTGAGACAGTTCGGTCCCTATCTGCCGTGGGTGTTGGAGACTTGAGAGGAGTTGCCCCTAGTACGAGAGGACCGGGGTGAACGATCCACTGGTGGACCTGTTGTGGCGCCAGCCGCAGTGCAGGGTAGCTATGATCGGACAGGATAACCGCTGAAAGCATCTAAGCGGGAAGCCCCCCTCAAAACAAGGTCTCCCTTGAGAGCCGTGGTAGACCACCACGTCGATAGGCCGGAGATGTAAGCGCAGCAATGCGTTCAGTTGACCGGTACTAATGGCTCGATAGGCTTGATTTGATCCAGTAACAACCAAACTGATCAACAATCAAAGCAACCAAAAGCATTGACCAAAATACGTCGGGATTAAATAATCCCCGCTGATATGTGTTTCTTCTCAGGTTTGGTGGCAATAGCGCGAGCAAAACACCCGATCCCGTCCCGATCTCGGAAGTTAAGTGCCGCCGCGGCAATGGTACTGCGTCTCAAGACGTGGGAGAGTAGCTCACCGCCAAACCTGACAAGAAACACACAAAAATCTCTCTCAACGATCAACAAAAAACCAACGCGGGGTGGAGCAGCCAGGTAGCTCGTCAGGCTCATAACCTGAAGGTCACAGGTTCAAATCCTGTCCCCGCAGCCAAATTACACCATAATATCAGTGCCTTACATAGCGCCCCACGGCCCCACGGGGCGTGTTTTGCTGCGCTAGAAGCGTGTCCGCGCCCCATTGAATTGGGATATTTCTGACGTTTAATGCGTCTGCCAGACGTAATGCGCAATTATTTGGAGGATGCGTATGGCGAATGGTGGTGATGGATTTATTGGTCACTGCGAGGTCATTGAACCGCGTCGACGTGGAAACCGCAGTTGGCCCGATGCGGTGAAGGCGCGGATTGTTGCCGAGAGCTTCCAGCCGGGGGCGCGGGTTGTGGATGTGGCACGGCGGCATGATCTTGTTCCGCATCAGCTGTCAGATTGGCGCAGGTGTCGGTTTCGGTGGCAAGGTGTTCGGCGAATTCCTTTGGTGTCTGATAGCCGAGCGCCGAATGTGGGCGCGTTTCGTTGAAGTCAGCAGCCCAGGCCTGGATCACGGACGGCGCGTCGCCATGTTCCAGAACACGGTCTCGTTCAATAGCTCATCGCGACTGGGTGCTCTCGATCGGGCTGGAACCCAGTGCCTATGGCACACACTCCATGCGGCGCACCAAGGTCGCCCAGATTTACAAGAAGACAGGAAACCTGCGCGCGGTCCAACTGCTGCTGGGTCAAAAGAAGATGGACAGCATTGTGCGGTATCTCGGCGTCGATCTGGATGATGCCCTGTCATTGTCGGAAGGGATCGACCTGTAAGCTTTGTCTGGTCGGCATGGCCGGTCAGGCATGTCGCCAGGAGCGACAATTTGTTTGGCTTCACACCGAATGTCGCTTAGGGCGACAACATGAAGCAAGTCAGCTATACGAAAGGCGCGATCAGGGCATGGCGACGTATGCCTGTAAACACGGCCACGCTGATCCGCACCAAGATTGAGGCTTATGCGCGCACCCAAGCTCGCAGGCGAACAATGTGAAATCCCTGAAAGGCCGAGAAGGGTTAGGGCTGCGTGTCGGGGATGACCAAGGCAACGTCTTGGCCCTGCTCGATATCGGCCACGCGGCGGCATCTATGACTGAAAGGGCATGACATGAACGAGATGGTGACGATCCCGCGCGAAGAATATGACCGCCTGCGGGCTGCGGCCGAATATCTGGCCCGATTTGCAGACTTATGGCCGCGTCAAGGCCGCTGTGGCGGCGGGCGAGGAAGAGTTGATTCCGGTGGAGTACGCGAACCGCCTGCTGAACGGCGAAAACGTTTTGCGCGTCTACCGCGACCTGCACGGGATGACGCAAGCGGCCCTGGCCGAGAAAGCTGGCGTGAACCGCGTGACGGTGGCCGAGATCGAAACCGGCCGAAAGCAGGGCTCGGTCGCGACCCTGCGCGCCTTGGCAGGTGCGCTCGGTGTGAGCATGGATGATCTGGCCGGGTAGGGTCGGCCCCAAGCCGACAGTCCGCAATGAACTATCATTGCAGGGCAGCAACACTACTCATTCGGATCTGCAATAACTCAGCGCCTCGATATACGACACTGGTCTGGCGGGGGCAGGGCCACGCGCAGCATTCTCTCCGCGCCCGCCAGATTGCTGAACAGGACCGGTCGTTCGCAGCTTTGGCCCGGCCACGATACAATCTCCCGCTTAGTCAAGTCCAGCGGGGGGATAAAAGTGACAGTCAGGAACAAGGTTTCGCCATTAGCGCCACATGGTCACGTCTCCATCCAGGCGATTCACGGCTGTGGCGCGCACTCTGATTTGCCTGTTGCCAAAGGCATCTGACAGGACAAGTTCAGACCCGCGCAACGACCAACGCGTGACCCCGAACAGGTCACCGGAACAGCCAATCGTTTGCGCAGTGGCAGGCGCATTTGGTGTGCGTGGTGACATCAGGTTGACCCGGCACTCACGATTGTCTTCGGTGACGGCGCGCCACTGCCCCGCATAATCGCTCGCCGAATTGGCCGCAGCGGGCGTCGCCCCGCCCAAGATCGCCCCGAGCAATCCGCCAGCATCCACCGAGACAGAACTGCTTTCAGTTACAGTGCGGGTGGTGTTCCCTTGCACGGTGGTCGTCGTGGTGCTGGAACTATCGGAAATCTGCGCGGGGGTCGCCACGGGCAGGACAGGGTTTTGCTGCGCGGGCGGGGAAACGGTCGGCGGGGCTTCCATTTCGCAGGCGGATAATAGGGAAATGATCAATACAGGTAATAGGATGGAGCGATGCATAGTGCCTCCGGCAAAGTTAAGCTTTTGGTATCAATGTGGACCACAAAAAGAGCTGCCGTCCTGGTTGTGCAGTTTGGGCTGGCCCTGAACAAATAAGCGCGCCATATGCCAGCTTCGGCAAAAACTCGCAGCTATGCCTTTCACCAGAAAGGCAACCGCCGACGCTTCATCAGGTAGCGGGGCGCGGGCAGAAATTACCCTTCGCCCGAATAGAGCGCGGACAGATAGAGCGCTTGTTCTGCTGTCAGGTGCATCATGCAATTCAAGAAAGTCGGGCTTGCTCCGGTACCACCTTGCCACAGCGATGCTTCATGTCCACAGCGCGCATCCCGGTAAGTGATCCATGCGCGCTGCATGTCGCGCAGTGTGTCTGCCTGAACGGCGAGGTTATCCGGTAAATCGGCATCAGACATCCGCCTCAAAGAGAGCAATTGCTGATAGGCGCCGTTCAGGATGTCATCCCAGTATTGCAATTCCCTGTCCAGACAGAACCCCATCCCATAGGTGGACTCCCCGCCGGGTTGTTGCATGCAGTTACCTGCCGAAACACCAATACAATCGGACTTGTTGCCCTCATGACCCGTCGTGACCAGGCATTCATCGGTTCCGTTGGCGTCAAATAACAGATCCTGCGCAAGAACAGGGGCAGGCAGGAGGACTGCCATCAGCAGGAAAAAAACACGTATCATTAAAATCTCCGTTCGAAATAAACAGGCTCAACTAATCTCGACATTCCCCAGGTGGTTTGTTGTCCGGCGACAATATTTAGCGGTTTTGCCACCAGATCAAGTGCGTTTCTGAAAACTCGCCACAATAGCCATGCGGTCGGATGAGAGAGGCATGACGCTTGCAATGTGCTGCACATTTCTTTTGCTTCTTGCCTTACGCAGTAACGGTCGCCTTCGTTGAATCCTGCGTGTGCAATGCCGCAACGCCGTCAGGCCGTTACCCGTCCGTTGTGAAGGCGACCGCCAGTTCAACCTACCTTGGCCCATAACAGCCGGTCGGGCGGTCGTGCTGCCTGCTCCGAAGCAGCCACTCGGGTCAAGTGCAGCGTATAACCGTAGCAGCCTTTAGGCTGCTGCCCGTCTGGACTGTTCAATTATCAGGAACGATCTTCTTTTACCGTGGGGACAATATAGGCTTGCATCGCCAATTAACGATTGATATATCGTAGATCGTCGATACAGAGAGGGCATTATGCTAAACTGGAATACAAGCACGCGTGTTGATGCCGAGCAAATCGCACGGGTTGCCAAGGCCCTTGCCCATCCGGCCCGCGTGCGGATCATCGAATTTCTGCTGTCGCGGCCCGGTTGTATTGGTGGCGATATCGTCGACGAGGTTGGGCTGGCGCAATCCACCGTGTCAGAGCATCTGCGCATTCTGAAAGCGTCCGGTCTGGTTGTCGGCACAATTGAGCGGCCCAGAATTTGCTATTCACTGGACCCCAGCGCGCTCGGCCCTCTGCACATTTTGATAGGACAGATCGAAGCGCGGGGGCCAGACAGCGCCGAGGCACCTTGCTGTTATACCCCCACAGGCTGCATTCCAAAGGACGCCACGCAATGACCACACTCACTGTTTATGATCCTGCCATGTGCTGCTCAACGGGTATTTGTGGTACTGATATTGACCAGAAGCTGATTACTCTGGCAGCCGATCTGGACTGGCTGCGCGCCCAAGGTGTTGCGGTTCAGCGCTTCGGGCTTAGCCGGGAACCTGCGGAATTCGTGGCCAATGACCAGATTCGCGATCTTATGCAGGCGTCGGGCGGCGATGATTTGCCAGCGTTTGTGGTGGATGGCAAACTGGTTGCGAAAGCGCATTATCCCGATCGTATAGAGATGGCAGCGTGGGCAGGTGTCGCCGTCGACCAAGAGATGCCGCCTTCAAAACGAGGTGGTTGTTGCTGTGGCCCTGCCAAGGCAGAGCGGAAACAGGGCGCGTGCTGTTAAGCCAGCGTTGCTGATTTACTAAGATACTTGCGCAATCCTGCGCAAAGACAACGCTCGCAGACCCTGCGCGGCGACAGGAGAGATCATGTTCACTGACCTTCCGAAGTATGTGTTTCTGACTGGCAAGGGCGGTGTTGGCAAAACCTCGCTGGCCTGCGCCACCGCTGTCAGCCTTGCCGATGCGGGCAAAAAGGTTCTGCTGGTCTCGACCGACCCTGCCTCGAACGTTGGTCAGGTGTTTGGTATTGAAATCGGCAATCACATCACGCTTATCGCCAGGGTTCCGGGGCTAAGCGCGCTGGAAATTGACCCCGAGGGGGCCGCAGCGGAATACCGCGAGCGGATCGTCGGGCCGATGCGCGGGGTTCTTCCGGAGAAGGCACTGAAGGGGATCGAAGAACAGCTTTCCGGGGCTTGCACGACCGAGATCGCGGCCTTTGACGAGTTTACAGCGCTTCTGACCGACGATGCGGTGACAACCGCCTATGATCACATAATTTTCGACACCGCACCCACCGGCCACACTATACGCATGCTGAAGCTGCCCGGTGCGTGGTCGGGCTTTCTGGAAACAGGCGGCGATGCGTCGTGCCTTGGCCCGCTGGCCGGGTTGGAGCAAAGCCGGGCACGGTATGCGGCTGCGGTGGACAGCCTGTCTGATGGTGCCCGCACGCGACTGATTCTTGTCACGCGCCCGCGCGCCAGTTCGCTGACCGAGGCCGCGCGCACCAGCCGGGAACTGGCAGATATCGGCATCGGCAACCAGCATCTGGCGATCAACGGGCTGATGCCGGACAAGGATCTGGGTGATGATTTGGCAGCCGCCTTGATTATGCGTGACACTGCGGCAATCGACGGAATGGACAGTCATCTGGCGGCCCTTCCACAAACCCGGTTTGCACTAAGACCCGAGAACCTTGTGGGCCTTGCTGCAC
Above is a window of Roseinatronobacter sp. S2 DNA encoding:
- a CDS encoding transposase, coding for MANGGDGFIGHCEVIEPRRRGNRSWPDAVKARIVAESFQPGARVVDVARRHDLVPHQLSDWRRCRFRWQGVRRIPLVSDSRAPNVGAFR
- a CDS encoding helix-turn-helix transcriptional regulator; protein product: MTACGLRPNIWPDLQTYGRVKAAVAAGEEELIPVEYANRLLNGENVLRVYRDLHGMTQAALAEKAGVNRVTVAEIETGRKQGSVATLRALAGALGVSMDDLAG
- a CDS encoding AprI/Inh family metalloprotease inhibitor, which produces MHRSILLPVLIISLLSACEMEAPPTVSPPAQQNPVLPVATPAQISDSSSTTTTTVQGNTTRTVTESSSVSVDAGGLLGAILGGATPAAANSASDYAGQWRAVTEDNRECRVNLMSPRTPNAPATAQTIGCSGDLFGVTRWSLRGSELVLSDAFGNRQIRVRATAVNRLDGDVTMWR
- a CDS encoding lysozyme inhibitor LprI family protein produces the protein MIRVFFLLMAVLLPAPVLAQDLLFDANGTDECLVTTGHEGNKSDCIGVSAGNCMQQPGGESTYGMGFCLDRELQYWDDILNGAYQQLLSLRRMSDADLPDNLAVQADTLRDMQRAWITYRDARCGHEASLWQGGTGASPTFLNCMMHLTAEQALYLSALYSGEG
- a CDS encoding helix-turn-helix transcriptional regulator yields the protein MLNWNTSTRVDAEQIARVAKALAHPARVRIIEFLLSRPGCIGGDIVDEVGLAQSTVSEHLRILKASGLVVGTIERPRICYSLDPSALGPLHILIGQIEARGPDSAEAPCCYTPTGCIPKDATQ
- the arsD gene encoding arsenite efflux transporter metallochaperone ArsD, producing the protein MTTLTVYDPAMCCSTGICGTDIDQKLITLAADLDWLRAQGVAVQRFGLSREPAEFVANDQIRDLMQASGGDDLPAFVVDGKLVAKAHYPDRIEMAAWAGVAVDQEMPPSKRGGCCCGPAKAERKQGACC